GTGAAACTTACTGCAAAGAGAGCCAAGATTGGGGGCAGGGAAACCTCCTGAGGCACTGCTTACTAATGTAATTCCATAAATCAACTAATGGGAGAGAAACCAGATCTGTGTGGTCTCTAATGCTGTCCCACAGAGATCAATCATGTCACCTGAACAATGTTCAGAGACTAAGAGGCTGGGGTTGCCCATGGGACAATTTTATCTCTTGAGCCATATCAGATTGGGAAAAGTTAGAAGTATCAGAAATGTAACTGTTGCAAATATAAAAACTGAAGGATTATCTTTGCAAGAGACAAAGTGTTATCATGTAACTTATAAGGATCTCCTATATGATCACGTTTATTAAAACATCTAGGaacttaatatttttcatttaggatacaaatttttaaaacagtttttgtcACACAAGGGGCAGATAGCATTTGTAAGGATTGCTTTGAATAATTAGTGGCTATTTTTTAACAGAGTAATTGACTTAATGAACAGTGGTTATGCAAATACACAGTGCACAGTATAACAGAAAAACTAAATGTTTTGTGTGCATTATCATATCAAATATGATCAAGGGGGTGATTTTATAAACACATTACTAGGGCATCATAAGATGCTCTTAAGGTGAGACTAAGGAGAAAAATAGAAGGCAGTTTTAAAAGGAACACTAGAGAGGAGGCTTTGAAAAAAATCTGGATGAGAGTCCCAACATATCCATGCCAGTCTGtcttaatttcagttttctcaccctgaaaacaaaaatgactatCTCCAGTCTTTGGGATGTGAACAAGTCAAAGGGAAGAGTGGCACACGAGGCTTGAAGTGATAAAgaatatatgttattattatgaTCCAGATGTTAATTGGCATCCATAATTCAAAGCCAACAAATATTAGCTATGGAGTTTGCATCTGGCACCCACAAGTAATATCCACAATGAGTCCCCAAATCACTGCCCTCAGCCAGGAATCCATccaatttctaaaacattttctcaGATGAGGATGAACCAAATTTAAGAGAGAAACCAGGTCAGCAGGGGAACTTTTCACCTCCCTGCAATTCCTCTTCCAGCTTTGGTTCAGTCATGTAAGCCCTGTCACTCTGACACGTGCTCAGCTGGTTTCCTACAACCATAACTGTATTTGCAGTTTAAGGCAGTCATGATGGCATTGTCTTTTTTAATGATCTAGATAGAatcttgtataatttttttcaactttttatttctattcgcCAAATAGTATTTCGCTAATAATCTTAGCCTTGAAACATGACCCATGCTCTGATAGAAGGAGTCTGAAGTTAGAAGATCACCTTGAGAGTTCAAAGGAAAAAACCAGCTTCCTCTTCCACCCATACCCCACCTTGTGAAGATTAACATAATTTGTGTgcatgagaatttttaaaaagaagaaaatgtaattttgtgGGATTTTGTCATCAAAATGCCTGAAGAACTGAAATATCACATCAAGCTTGTAGGAAAaccatcacacacaaaaaaattacacCAGCACAGAAATTTGTGCAGAAAACCTACTGGTACTCATATCAAACCCCTCCAGGGTaattatttactaaataaatcAGAATTACTCAGTTACTACATACCCTAAATTGGGAGGCAAGTAGTGCCATGAGTCTAGCTGAAGATGAGGCCTAACAGCAGAACCAAACTTATAATTCTAGATACTACATttcaggaggaaaaataaaagccatgtTGTCCTTATCATTTGGGAATAGAGAATTTCAGTACgaacttaattttaatttcccATAGTCCTTAGAAGTTACAATAAATTAATCCAGAAAAGAAGATTCAAAAGCTATTTTTTGCCACCTAAGAAAATGCATGGACCTGAATTATAGTTGCTATTCTCTTTGCACAAAGAAAGTTGccaaagaaaatacaataaaccATCCAGGAGTAAAGTTAAACTTTTCAAAAAGAGCTGATGcatcttataaagaaaaataaatgcaaatgcaaTATTTTGATGAAATTGATCATACCCAATAGTGAGCATCAACATAATTCTGATATTTTTAGAATCCTAGAGTGCTATCTAGTTTGATTTACACaattaaaggtttaaaaaaaaccTGTATCTTCTTTGTGTTCAAACCTGTACCAAAGATCTTTAAcccttctctttattattttaaagactgCTTCCCAGTTCATAAAGAAAACTCCTTTAAGCAGtactcacaatttttaaaataatttacagataCCCCTAAGATAACTTGTGAGAGCCACTCTCATCCTGCAATTCACCCCACAGAATGTTAAAATGCTAAAGCACAGAATGCTAAATCCACCACCTACAGTCTCATGTATATATGAACATCTAATTATCTACCCTGTAAATTTTATCAAGAGACTATAACTACTTGTCCACATTTCTTTGCTTAATATACCATCAAAGTAATTTTCctgtgatttttcatttttccccttttttgttttgatcAGGACACAATACAAAATTTGTATCCAACATATCAATTTCTGTATTTAGCATAATTCATAGCCTAATTTAACAATTACTTTAGTGAGCATCTGTACAATATCTGTTTTAAAGACCTGTAGGTAAAAGAAACTATTACTGACCATATAAGGTATCAACCAAAACGGTGCTTGGTGTATAGACCAACTTTGTAACCACAAAATGGTTACTTTGTCCAATGCAGAGCCcaaaggaaatactttttttgtaactgagttttagaaattattcattctgaaactatataaaataattttttaaaccaaatcaCTCTCATCTGCCCTGAAATTAACTAATTGTATCCCTTTATTCTATGTCACATCTCCTTAAAATTTGCAGGTGGAAATCCGCTTTCTACAGAGTTTCAACTTTTCTCCAAAAATATCAGATATGCAGAAAATGAAATAGGAAACAAACATTTTGCCTTGATGAGTAGAAAAACGATACTAGAAGGGGGTAGGAAATCCCCTTCTGAATCCAGGTGTTCAGCTTCAATGAATACCGTTGTGTggtttgttactgttttttcaaTGAGAACAGGCTTGTGTGCCACAAACTGTGTCCTCACTTTTATAACTGGGCCACTAACCTAGCCTGTAAACTTGCATAGGATGTGATGTGTCCAGTCCTTTGGTCAAAGATGCCCCACCCTTTttaatgaggaggaggaggcattTTAAACTACCAAGGGAAAACATTGAGCATACTGAATGTGAAACTTCTGATTCTTAAAaccaattacattatttttcccCCAGGGATAAAAAGGAGGGCACTCTATTAGAAGGGCGGTGTCACGTGAAGTGCAGCTGGGGCGGGTGGTGGAGAGGCCAAGCCTTTCGCAAACCACCTACAACTCTTACCACCTGAATGAAGCTTCTGAGAAGGGGTACTGCATCTTGAAGCCAGACAAGAATCCCTGAAGGGGAGAGGGAGtgaggagggaaggggggagaCTGGGAAACAAGAAATCATCTCTTCTGACCTCTAGTGAAGTGCCAGGTTTTTTCTTTAGCTCttcacattttctaaatttgcAGATCTGGTGTCCCGTTTTGCGATTCCTGCAACTGCTGCAAACGCCACAGTTGATGAGCCTCTTGCAGGGCACGCAGACCCCacaccttttcctcttcttcttggCTGGGTTGGCTCCGCCAGCTCCCCctgaggaggacgaggaggaggaggaatgatTCTGCGGGCAGTCTGCCAGATTGGCAATTTGAAACGCACTGTCTGTGACGGCTGCTGAGGCTGCTGCGGGGGAGTGAAGGGCTGTCATGACGATGACCCCTGGAGGTAATGAGATGCCCCCTAAAGCCGGGATAGCGGAAAAAGTCCCCACGCGCTCGGGGAGATTCATTATCTCTGCTTCAGCAGCGCCGCATTTGAGCTTGTTCATGCATTCCCCCGCCAAAGGTCTGCAGTGTTCAGGGGATAAGGTGGAGAGGAAATTAGTATTTGCCATTTGCAACGACGGCTCTGGCGGGCAGCCAGCTTTCCCCAGCCTCTGGGACTCGTTTCGGTGATGCATGCTGGtcctgctgccgccgccgccgccgccgccgccgccgccaccgccaccgccggCGGGGAGGATTgccgaggaggaggaggcgg
This portion of the Rhinopithecus roxellana isolate Shanxi Qingling chromosome 2, ASM756505v1, whole genome shotgun sequence genome encodes:
- the CXXC4 gene encoding CXXC-type zinc finger protein 4 is translated as MNTNVCVEPGPSPEAPGLPKESHLPEGALNSLVDYNSEMERYRSFATSFYKTNGGAFPQAAKIARITTPIFPSSAAAAAAAARIGMSPWNCDNAATAAAATAMLWGSGGGGGGGGGGGGGGGGGGGGGGGGGGGGRKSSSSAASSSASSSSAILPAGGGGGGGGGGGGGGSRTSMHHRNESQRLGKAGCPPEPSLQMANTNFLSTLSPEHCRPLAGECMNKLKCGAAEAEIMNLPERVGTFSAIPALGGISLPPGVIVMTALHSPAAASAAVTDSAFQIANLADCPQNHSSSSSSSSGGAGGANPAKKKRKRCGVCVPCKRLINCGVCSSCRNRKTGHQICKFRKCEELKKKPGTSLERTPVPSAEAFRWFF